In a single window of the Papaver somniferum cultivar HN1 chromosome 8, ASM357369v1, whole genome shotgun sequence genome:
- the LOC113304149 gene encoding uncharacterized protein LOC113304149: MNTSNWIPPINGVVKINVDGSYNEDTNHFGNDIVLRDYIGTCLGIKGRSGDEALNPEAVECMTVIEALSWAKDLKYTRIEIEANGKLVIESINGKILPIQCENKNLIKEIKHLISSFLFCEFIHVSHDDNQVEDVVAKHVRKKEILILSVENFNPGICGLLPKDHNPC, from the coding sequence ATGAACACCTCTAACTGGATACCTCCCATTAATGGTGTTGTTaaaattaatgttgatggttCATATAATGAAGATACTAATCATTTTGGAAATGATATTGTGTTGCGTGATTATATAGGTACATGCCTTGGAATCAAAGGGAGAAGTGGAGATGAAGCACTGAATCCAGAAGCAGTGGAATGCATGACAGTCATAGAAGCACTTTCTTGGGCTAAAGATTTGAAGTATACAAGAATCGAGATTGAAGCTAATGGTAAACTAGTAATTGAATCCATTAATGGGAAAATCTTacccattcaatgtgagaataagAATTTAATAAAGGAGATAAAACACTTAATCTCTAGTTTTTTGTTTTGTGAGTTTATTCATGTAAGCCATGATGATAATCAAGTGGAAGATGTTGTAGCTAAACATGTTAGGAAGAAAGAAATActaattttatctgttgaaaactTTAATCCAGGAATTTGTGGCCTTCTACCAAAAGATCACAATCCCTGCTAA
- the LOC113304150 gene encoding uncharacterized protein LOC113304150: MKYLSRYLTDALQDNSIKGIKVAALSPSINHLLFVDCLIFTQANITSVNNLLELLHNFSTQSGEVINFEKSAVHFSKKTKPEVANTLTQILGVKVMNSKEKYLGSPLILGHSKQESFKCIKENFERKFSTWSSTSLSQAGRGTMIKHVLNSVPIYQMGTFKLPNNILQQLTAIESKFFWAYNNNKGSNPIAWMHVCKTKDQGVLAFRHLEKLNFALLTKLASRICSDSSSLMSKVLGGKYFKEGDLLHQNTSIKNCSYSWNGITEGIEMVKENYFMEINNGKKTKTWKENGYQA; the protein is encoded by the coding sequence ATGAAATATCTTTCTAGATATCTCACCGATGCTCTTCAGGACAATTCCATCAAAGGCATTAAAGTGGCTGCTCTTTCTCCATCCATTAATCATCTGCTCTTTGTAGATtgcttgatctttactcaagcaaatatcacTTCCGTTAATAATTTACTGGAATTACTACACAATTTCAGTACTCAATCAGGTGAAGTcattaattttgaaaaatcagCAGTTCATTTTAGTAAGAAGACTAAACCTGAAGTTGCTAATACCCTGACGCAAATTCTTGGAGTTAAAGTCATGAACTCAAAGGAAAAGTATCTTGGTTCTCCGTTAATTCTTGGTCACTCAAAACAGGAATCATTCAAATGCATAAAGgaaaattttgaaagaaaattctCTACTTGGTCAAGTACTTCTCTTTCCCAAGCAGGTAGAGGTACCATGATCAAACATGTTCTTAACTCAGTTCCTATTTACCAAATGGGTACTTTCAAGCTTCCTAATAATATCCTACAACAACTCACTGCAATTGAAAGTAAATTTTTCTGGGCTTACAATAACAATAAAGGTTCAAATCCTATAGCATGGATGCATGTTTGCAAGACCAAAGATCAAGGTGTTTTAGCATTCAGACATTTGGAGAAACTGAACTTTGCACTACTCACTAAGCTTGCTTCGAGAATATGCAGTGATTCAAGCAGTCTTATGTCCAAAGTATTAGGAGGTAAATACTTCAAAGAAGGAGATCTCTTACATCAAAATACTTCAATCAAGAATTGTTCTTATTCTTGGAACGGTATTACAGAAGGCATTGAAATGGTGAAGGAAAATTACTTTATGGAGATAAATAAtgggaagaaaacaaaaacatggaAGGAAAATGGATACCAGGCATGA